In Pseudomonadales bacterium, a single window of DNA contains:
- a CDS encoding MFS transporter — MNARLQRLLGDNIPYASVFAHGMGQSMVFALLPALGREIGLTEVMIGSIISMSSLVFFIASRAWGRLSDRIGRKPVILIGLWGYSVGTLVFTLLFGLGMHGVLGGTLLYMLIMLTRMAQSVVMSGTAPATSAYIADITTTETRASGMGRLAAASNIGSILGPAVAGTLAVLGLLSPLAFASLITIVAALLIRSHLPDTGARTTRHGPAVKLRLRDPRFRALLLLGMAAFSAFAIVQQTLAFRIQDTLMLDTRATARTYGYTMMILAGASLFSQSLIVQRLKPPPLLLLRIGLPLLMLAFALLTPADTVAAFSLTMALMGFALGLCGPGFNAAVSLAVSASEQGAAAGIATAIPALGFILGPVAGTWLYQYDPHYPYLMTTLMLLPASIGALHMRTHVHTET; from the coding sequence ATGAACGCACGGCTGCAGCGACTGCTGGGCGACAACATCCCGTACGCGAGCGTATTCGCGCACGGCATGGGCCAGAGCATGGTGTTTGCGCTGCTGCCGGCGCTCGGGCGTGAAATCGGGCTCACCGAAGTGATGATCGGCTCGATCATCTCGATGTCCTCGCTGGTGTTCTTCATTGCCAGCCGGGCATGGGGACGCCTCAGCGACCGCATCGGCCGCAAGCCGGTGATCCTGATCGGGCTGTGGGGCTACAGCGTGGGGACGCTCGTGTTCACACTGCTGTTCGGACTCGGCATGCACGGCGTGCTCGGTGGCACGCTGCTGTACATGCTGATCATGCTGACGCGCATGGCCCAGTCGGTAGTGATGTCGGGAACTGCTCCGGCGACGTCCGCGTACATCGCCGACATCACGACCACGGAAACGCGCGCATCGGGAATGGGCCGGCTGGCCGCAGCGAGCAACATCGGCTCGATCCTCGGCCCTGCAGTGGCCGGAACCCTGGCCGTACTTGGCCTGCTGTCGCCGCTGGCATTTGCGTCACTGATCACGATCGTGGCTGCCCTGCTGATCCGCTCCCACCTCCCCGACACCGGAGCACGCACCACCCGCCATGGCCCGGCCGTGAAGCTGCGCCTGCGCGACCCGCGCTTTCGCGCCCTGCTGCTGCTCGGCATGGCAGCATTCAGCGCCTTCGCGATCGTGCAGCAGACGCTCGCGTTCCGCATCCAGGACACGCTGATGCTCGATACGCGTGCCACCGCACGCACCTACGGCTACACGATGATGATTCTCGCCGGCGCTTCGCTGTTCTCGCAGTCGCTGATCGTGCAACGGCTGAAGCCACCGCCACTGCTGCTGCTGCGCATCGGGCTGCCCCTTTTGATGCTCGCCTTTGCGCTGCTGACTCCAGCAGACACCGTCGCTGCGTTCAGCCTGACGATGGCACTGATGGGGTTTGCGCTCGGGCTGTGCGGTCCGGGATTCAACGCGGCGGTATCCCTCGCGGTGAGTGCGAGCGAACAGGGTGCGGCGGCCGGCATTGCGACGGCAATCCCCGCGCTGGGATTCATCCTCGGCCCGGTCGCTGGAACCTGGCTGTACCAGTACGATCCGCACTACCCGTACCTGATGACCACCCTGATGCTGCTGCCTGCCAGCATCGGCGCCTTGCACATGCGTACTCACGTGCACACCGAAACCTAG
- a CDS encoding HDOD domain-containing protein, giving the protein MGDESRQLQQGLDAALLARLDAGTITIPVLPAVACAVLALLDDPRADDVAIASAIRNDPALAGHVMRVANSPLLRAGAVIVSLQQAIARLGIRRVGEIAFAACLGPRLFTAPAYARLIDVLWSRSLATALWAREIARHLRSNVEVAFLCGLLARIGHPVVLQTLQELLADGVVAPDEQAVSSLLQRHGVVAGELLAGAWHLPEPVARAIAHVDDFTQAQSSTTLVALVAVADAFPAEALSDVTAVAARLAEHPAIATINLYRADIEELLSQSATVLQTLVEMRA; this is encoded by the coding sequence ATGGGCGACGAATCACGACAGTTGCAGCAGGGCCTCGATGCGGCACTGCTGGCTCGCCTCGATGCCGGCACGATCACGATTCCGGTGCTGCCCGCGGTGGCCTGCGCGGTGCTTGCTCTGCTCGACGATCCGCGTGCCGACGATGTGGCGATTGCGAGTGCGATCCGCAACGATCCGGCGCTCGCCGGGCATGTGATGCGGGTGGCGAACTCGCCGTTGCTGCGCGCCGGAGCAGTGATCGTATCGCTGCAGCAGGCGATCGCGCGGCTCGGCATCCGCCGCGTCGGCGAGATTGCGTTCGCCGCCTGTCTGGGGCCGCGACTGTTCACTGCTCCTGCGTACGCGCGGCTGATCGATGTGCTGTGGAGCCGTTCCCTGGCCACCGCGCTGTGGGCGCGCGAGATTGCGCGTCATCTGCGTTCGAACGTGGAAGTCGCGTTCCTGTGCGGGTTGCTCGCTCGCATCGGGCATCCGGTCGTGCTGCAGACGTTGCAGGAGCTGCTGGCCGATGGGGTGGTGGCGCCCGACGAGCAGGCGGTGTCGAGCCTGTTGCAGCGCCACGGGGTGGTTGCCGGCGAGTTGCTGGCGGGCGCATGGCATTTGCCGGAACCGGTTGCGCGGGCGATCGCGCACGTCGATGACTTCACGCAGGCGCAGTCATCCACCACGCTGGTGGCGCTGGTGGCGGTTGCCGATGCGTTTCCCGCGGAGGCCTTGTCCGATGTGACGGCGGTAGCGGCGCGCCTGGCGGAGCACCCGGCGATCGCGACGATCAACCTTTACCGTGCGGATATCGAGGAGTTGCTGTCGCAGTCGGCAACCGTGTTGCAGACGCTGGTGGAGATGCGTGCATGA
- a CDS encoding lysine-2,3-aminomutase-like protein, whose translation MSTTKESTDGALERVAARYAVAITPAMEALIDPADPHDPIAAQFRPDTRELQTLADENADPIGDTAHSPCPGIVHRYPDRCLLTPLHVCAVYCRYCFRREVVGPRGDGMLDAEALETALGYIAAHPDIWEVILTGGDPLVLSPRRIAALTARLDTIAHVKIQRWHTRLPIVDPARIDHELCTALRAARAATWMVVHVNHPRELTAQARAALARLADAGIPLLAQSVLLRGVNDDAATLEALLRALVESRVKPYYLHHLDKAPGTARFRCTLREGRELVRTLHERVSGICQPAYVLDIPGGAGKAPIAESALRETACGHEVRDRTGTWHTLPATD comes from the coding sequence ATGTCCACGACCAAGGAATCCACCGATGGCGCGCTCGAACGCGTCGCGGCGCGCTACGCGGTGGCGATCACGCCCGCGATGGAGGCGCTGATCGACCCTGCCGATCCGCACGACCCGATCGCCGCCCAGTTCCGTCCCGACACACGGGAACTGCAGACCCTTGCCGACGAAAACGCCGACCCGATCGGTGACACAGCACATTCACCCTGTCCCGGCATCGTGCATCGCTACCCGGACCGCTGCCTGCTGACACCGCTGCACGTCTGTGCCGTCTACTGCCGCTACTGCTTCCGACGCGAGGTCGTGGGCCCCCGGGGCGACGGCATGCTCGACGCCGAAGCGCTCGAAACCGCACTCGGCTACATCGCAGCGCATCCCGACATCTGGGAAGTGATCCTCACCGGTGGCGACCCACTGGTGCTGTCGCCACGACGCATCGCTGCACTCACGGCGCGCCTCGACACGATTGCGCACGTGAAGATCCAGCGCTGGCACACACGGCTGCCGATCGTGGATCCGGCCCGAATCGACCACGAACTGTGCACGGCATTGCGCGCTGCACGTGCCGCCACCTGGATGGTGGTACACGTCAACCACCCACGCGAGCTGACGGCGCAGGCGCGTGCGGCGCTGGCACGTCTGGCCGACGCCGGGATCCCGCTGCTCGCCCAAAGCGTGCTGCTGCGCGGCGTCAACGACGATGCCGCCACGCTGGAGGCGCTGCTGCGTGCGCTGGTGGAATCGCGCGTGAAACCCTACTACCTGCACCATCTCGACAAGGCACCTGGCACGGCACGCTTTCGCTGCACGCTGCGCGAGGGACGCGAACTGGTGCGCACACTGCACGAACGGGTCTCGGGCATCTGCCAGCCCGCATACGTGCTGGACATCCCGGGCGGAGCCGGCAAGGCACCGATCGCGGAATCCGCCCTGCGCGAGACTGCATGCGGCCACGAAGTGCGCGACCGCACCGGCACCTGGCACACCCTGCCCGCCACGGACTGA
- a CDS encoding methyltransferase domain-containing protein, which translates to MKWNARYAEQSAGAAREISACLREWVEHASPGRALDIACGTGRNAIFLASRGFVVEALDISAVALAQARQAAAAAGTQVDWIERDLDDGLAAATGPYQLVIQMHYVNAAITRSVPLLLASGGVFICQQHLQTSEAVGGPQSPQHRVAAGELPQLVADLEILHYTETLRSDPDGQRFALATLVARRTSA; encoded by the coding sequence GTGAAATGGAACGCGCGCTACGCCGAGCAGTCCGCCGGCGCGGCGCGCGAGATCAGCGCATGTCTGCGCGAATGGGTGGAGCACGCCTCTCCTGGCAGAGCGCTCGATATCGCCTGCGGTACCGGCCGCAACGCGATCTTCCTGGCCAGCCGTGGCTTTGTGGTCGAGGCGCTCGATATCTCGGCGGTCGCGCTGGCGCAGGCGCGCCAGGCGGCTGCCGCAGCCGGGACGCAGGTCGACTGGATCGAACGCGACCTGGACGATGGGCTGGCGGCGGCTACCGGTCCATACCAGCTCGTGATCCAGATGCACTACGTGAACGCTGCGATCACGCGCAGCGTGCCGTTACTGCTCGCGTCGGGCGGCGTGTTCATCTGCCAGCAGCACCTGCAGACCAGCGAAGCCGTCGGCGGCCCGCAGAGCCCGCAACACCGCGTTGCGGCAGGCGAACTCCCGCAACTGGTCGCGGATCTGGAAATCCTCCACTACACCGAAACACTTCGCAGCGACCCCGACGGCCAGCGTTTCGCGTTGGCGACGCTGGTAGCCCGCCGCACGTCGGCATGA
- a CDS encoding YaeQ family protein, with protein MALKSTIHRLELDVADVDRGVYDSFTLTLACHPSETAERLMVRVLAFALHADHALEFGRGISTDDDADLWLKDATGAIRLWIDVGLPEERRLRRAAGRAGRIVAVAYGGRAVDVWWERNREALGRLPQLEIVTLPVEATRALAGFVGRTMRLQCTIQDRQIFLSDAQRSLAIEPEMLQAPQHMSGKGR; from the coding sequence ATGGCACTCAAGTCCACGATTCATCGCCTCGAACTCGACGTCGCCGACGTCGATCGTGGCGTCTACGACTCGTTCACGCTGACGCTTGCGTGCCACCCGTCGGAAACCGCAGAACGCCTGATGGTGCGTGTGCTCGCATTCGCGCTGCACGCCGATCATGCACTCGAGTTCGGCCGCGGCATCTCCACCGACGACGACGCCGATCTGTGGCTGAAGGATGCCACCGGCGCAATCCGGCTGTGGATCGACGTCGGGCTGCCGGAAGAGCGACGGCTGCGCCGCGCCGCCGGGCGTGCAGGGCGCATCGTGGCAGTCGCCTACGGCGGCCGCGCGGTCGACGTCTGGTGGGAACGCAACCGTGAAGCGCTGGGGCGCCTGCCACAGCTCGAAATCGTGACGTTGCCCGTCGAGGCGACACGCGCGCTTGCCGGGTTCGTCGGGCGCACGATGCGCCTGCAGTGCACGATCCAGGACCGGCAGATTTTCCTCAGCGATGCGCAGCGCTCGCTCGCGATCGAGCCCGAGATGCTGCAGGCACCGCAGCACATGTCCGGTAAAGGTCGATGA
- a CDS encoding amidase codes for MNDQHKTLSRREFVTTATAVAAAAALVPPGAAAAGTSAGALRDYMQHDATGLAELVRRREVSPAELLELAIARAEAVNGAINALCLKHYDEARAALKNIDTSAPLAGVPFLLKDLGVHLEGTVTSNGSRFFRDRVATQTSTVVRRYQTAGLNIFGKTTSPEFGQIPNTVSSLYGKTRNPWNLEYSAGGSSGGSAAAVAAGVLPAAHATDGGGSIRFPAAMCGLVGLKPTRARTPLGPNKSEGWSGLSCGHVVSRSLRDSALLLDLTQGAEPGAAYWPPKPEDSYVNELKREPGRLRIAVISRSPLGATVHQDNLDAIANARKLLDSLGHEVFDAELPADFQRYMDSFGVLSFVGVCSTIRDRARELGREPGPDDLEPIVYGFYQQGRSISALDYESARQAVQRLGFAISRFMADIDVLLMPMAARAPWKVDDIVLTMEQDVFYREALGYSDFSALFNCTGQPAITLPLTVNAAGIPVGTHFAARYGDEKTLIRLAAQIEQAAPWQQRVSPMLAKALRA; via the coding sequence ATGAACGACCAGCACAAAACCCTCAGCCGCCGTGAATTCGTCACCACCGCCACCGCCGTTGCAGCGGCGGCAGCGCTGGTGCCGCCAGGTGCTGCCGCCGCCGGCACCTCGGCAGGGGCCTTGCGTGACTACATGCAGCACGATGCGACCGGGCTGGCGGAGCTGGTCAGGCGCCGCGAAGTCTCGCCGGCCGAGCTGCTCGAGCTCGCGATCGCCCGTGCGGAGGCGGTGAACGGCGCGATCAACGCGCTGTGCCTGAAACACTACGACGAGGCCCGCGCGGCGTTGAAGAACATCGACACCAGCGCCCCGCTCGCGGGCGTACCGTTCCTGCTGAAGGACCTCGGCGTCCATCTCGAAGGCACGGTGACCAGCAACGGTTCACGCTTCTTCCGTGACCGGGTAGCCACCCAGACCAGCACCGTGGTGCGCCGTTACCAGACGGCAGGCCTGAACATCTTCGGCAAGACCACCTCACCGGAATTCGGCCAGATCCCGAACACCGTCTCCTCGCTGTACGGCAAGACACGCAATCCGTGGAATCTCGAGTACTCCGCGGGCGGCAGCTCGGGCGGCTCGGCCGCGGCGGTCGCTGCCGGTGTACTGCCCGCTGCACACGCCACCGACGGCGGCGGTTCGATCCGCTTCCCGGCCGCGATGTGCGGGCTGGTGGGCCTGAAGCCCACGCGGGCACGCACGCCACTGGGTCCGAACAAGAGCGAGGGCTGGTCAGGGTTGTCGTGCGGACACGTGGTCTCCAGATCGCTTCGCGACAGCGCGCTGCTGCTCGACCTCACGCAGGGCGCCGAACCCGGCGCTGCCTACTGGCCACCGAAGCCCGAAGACAGTTACGTGAACGAGCTGAAGCGCGAACCGGGGCGACTGCGCATCGCCGTGATCAGCCGATCCCCGCTCGGCGCCACCGTACACCAGGACAACCTCGATGCGATCGCGAACGCACGCAAGCTGCTGGACTCGCTGGGCCACGAGGTATTCGACGCCGAATTGCCAGCCGACTTCCAGCGCTACATGGACAGCTTCGGCGTGCTGTCCTTCGTGGGAGTCTGCTCCACGATCCGCGATCGCGCACGCGAACTGGGACGCGAACCCGGACCGGACGACCTCGAGCCGATCGTCTACGGCTTCTACCAGCAGGGCCGCTCGATCAGTGCGCTCGACTACGAGTCGGCACGCCAGGCGGTGCAGCGACTCGGCTTCGCGATCAGCCGCTTCATGGCAGACATCGACGTGCTGCTGATGCCGATGGCGGCACGCGCACCCTGGAAGGTGGACGACATCGTGCTGACGATGGAACAGGATGTCTTCTACCGCGAAGCGCTCGGCTACAGCGATTTCAGCGCCCTCTTCAACTGTACCGGGCAACCGGCGATCACGTTGCCGCTGACGGTGAACGCAGCCGGGATTCCGGTCGGAACGCATTTCGCCGCGCGCTACGGCGACGAGAAGACGCTGATCCGCCTCGCTGCGCAGATCGAGCAGGCTGCGCCGTGGCAGCAGCGCGTGAGCCCGATGCTCGCGAAGGCACTGCGCGCATGA
- a CDS encoding NAD-dependent epimerase/dehydratase family protein — protein MTRERVLLTGASGSMGFVAFEELWKRRDRFDIVLLLRPSEKNITMFEPYIEGRRVDGKGTARYHGGNLTIVWGDALDETDIRAACSGIDVVLNPMAFIAPAADHDPAMAEAVNAKAVETLVKAVCAEPDGAERIRFVHVGSVAQYGDRLPPRHMIRTGDPMVPSVFDFYATTKIRGERAVIESGIRHWVSLRQTFITIPEFMTVLLDPIYFHLPLNTATEMNTKYDAGRGLVNALDVPASSDFWGRVYNMAGGPSCRFAAIDYSRKLFEIVGGGDFRELTERRWYATRNFHCGWFADSAVLNGYLNFWRDDNEAHYEQVRQYMAGLAAELAARGESMPGGSDYIRNVLAQMVDARTGTRFWRQNGYDMRMRAFYGSNEAYDAIPDWDAKMPPMPQDTPARLIEHGYDHTKSRLELADLRQAAEFRGGKLVSPDWDGDWRTRLEWADAEGKRFHGSPNLILKAGHWSPHEAAPPWDFDRVAKRNPFFAQVWHNTHQPEESNFYPADCYLDIV, from the coding sequence ATGACACGCGAGCGGGTATTGCTGACCGGAGCTTCCGGTTCGATGGGTTTCGTTGCCTTCGAGGAATTGTGGAAGCGGCGCGATCGCTTCGACATCGTGCTGCTGTTGCGGCCGTCGGAGAAGAACATCACCATGTTCGAACCGTACATCGAAGGGCGCCGCGTCGACGGCAAGGGCACGGCGCGCTATCACGGTGGCAACCTCACGATCGTCTGGGGCGATGCGCTCGACGAGACCGACATCCGCGCTGCCTGCTCGGGAATCGACGTGGTCCTGAACCCGATGGCGTTCATCGCGCCGGCCGCGGATCACGATCCGGCGATGGCCGAGGCCGTCAACGCGAAGGCGGTCGAAACGCTGGTCAAGGCGGTCTGCGCGGAGCCTGACGGTGCCGAGCGCATCCGCTTCGTGCACGTGGGCTCGGTGGCGCAGTACGGTGATCGCCTGCCTCCGCGTCACATGATCCGCACCGGCGACCCGATGGTGCCATCGGTATTCGATTTCTACGCCACGACCAAGATCCGCGGCGAACGCGCGGTGATCGAGAGCGGCATCCGCCACTGGGTGTCGCTGCGCCAGACCTTCATCACGATTCCCGAATTCATGACGGTGCTGCTCGATCCGATCTACTTCCATCTGCCGCTCAACACGGCGACGGAAATGAACACCAAGTACGACGCGGGTCGCGGCCTCGTAAATGCACTCGACGTGCCCGCGAGTTCCGACTTCTGGGGGCGTGTCTACAACATGGCCGGCGGACCATCGTGCCGTTTCGCCGCGATCGACTACAGCCGGAAACTGTTCGAGATCGTCGGCGGGGGTGACTTCCGCGAGCTGACCGAGCGACGCTGGTACGCGACCCGCAACTTCCACTGCGGCTGGTTCGCCGACAGCGCGGTGCTGAACGGCTACCTGAACTTCTGGCGCGACGATAACGAAGCGCACTACGAACAGGTACGCCAGTACATGGCCGGGCTTGCGGCCGAGCTTGCGGCTCGCGGCGAATCGATGCCCGGAGGCAGCGACTACATACGCAACGTCCTCGCACAGATGGTCGATGCGCGCACCGGAACCCGCTTCTGGCGCCAGAACGGCTACGACATGCGCATGCGCGCGTTCTACGGCTCGAACGAAGCCTACGACGCGATACCGGACTGGGATGCGAAAATGCCGCCGATGCCGCAGGACACGCCCGCACGCCTGATCGAACACGGCTACGACCACACGAAGTCACGACTCGAGCTCGCGGATCTGCGCCAGGCGGCGGAATTCCGCGGCGGCAAGCTCGTCTCACCGGACTGGGACGGCGACTGGCGCACACGGCTCGAGTGGGCCGACGCCGAAGGCAAGCGCTTCCACGGCTCACCGAACCTGATCCTCAAGGCCGGGCACTGGTCGCCGCACGAGGCAGCGCCGCCGTGGGACTTCGACCGTGTCGCGAAACGCAATCCTTTCTTCGCGCAGGTGTGGCACAACACGCACCAGCCGGAGGAGAGCAACTTCTACCCGGCCGACTGCTATCTGGACATCGTCTGA
- a CDS encoding YbaN family protein: MSARLHASRAMRVAFIALGMIALALGIAGVVLPVLPTTPFVLLAAACFARGSQRFHAWLLAHPLFGPIIIEWNEYGSIPWRTKIVAIVLMSTTLTVSIVLFVEPRWLQAALALLGMLLATWLYRVPSRDHPDA; the protein is encoded by the coding sequence ATGAGCGCTCGACTGCACGCATCGCGCGCCATGCGCGTCGCATTCATCGCACTCGGCATGATCGCGCTTGCGCTCGGCATTGCCGGCGTCGTGCTGCCGGTGCTGCCGACCACGCCGTTCGTTCTGCTCGCCGCCGCCTGCTTCGCCCGCGGCTCGCAGCGCTTTCACGCGTGGCTGCTCGCGCACCCGCTGTTCGGCCCGATCATCATCGAGTGGAACGAGTACGGCAGTATCCCGTGGCGTACCAAGATCGTCGCCATCGTGCTGATGAGCACCACGCTGACCGTCTCGATCGTGCTCTTCGTCGAACCGCGCTGGCTGCAGGCAGCGCTGGCGCTGCTCGGCATGCTGCTCGCCACATGGCTCTACCGTGTGCCCTCACGGGATCACCCCGACGCGTAG
- the sthA gene encoding Si-specific NAD(P)(+) transhydrogenase encodes MSEHTVDLLVIGSGPAGQKAAIQAAKGGWRVALVESDRRLGGACVYRGTIPSKTLRESALRLHQARRLPGVQGVSFPAGQEMGVLVSNLQNVTDAHDRFIRVQLERNGVRCVHGRARFLAPRRVRVEGLRGEVAVWDAAHVIIATGSVPRQAAEVPLDHEHVLDSDSILSMLYLPESLLVLGGGIIASEYASVFAALGVRVTMIDRYPRPLGFIDGEIVEHFLSAFRAAGGEFIADARIEEVRWDGVSRVWVRLGDGRRFAAEKLLSAAGRVANVRGLELAAAGLELTASGHLPVDAACRTPVPGIYAVGDVIGPPALASASMEQGRRASAHALGIDLGALNATIPVGIYAIPEMAAIGVDEAAAQQAGAGVLVGRARFDEIARGHISANQDGMLKMVTDRSGRLLGAQIVGEGATELIHIAQMALLGGFTASDFVENIFNFPTLAEAYRVAALQISAQLGAADARAHSE; translated from the coding sequence ATGAGTGAGCACACGGTCGATCTGCTGGTGATCGGCAGTGGGCCTGCAGGGCAGAAGGCGGCGATCCAGGCGGCCAAGGGTGGCTGGCGGGTCGCACTGGTCGAAAGCGATCGCCGGCTTGGCGGCGCCTGCGTGTATCGCGGCACCATCCCGAGCAAGACACTGCGCGAGAGCGCGCTGCGCTTGCACCAGGCGCGCCGACTGCCGGGCGTGCAAGGGGTCTCGTTTCCAGCCGGTCAGGAAATGGGTGTGCTGGTCAGCAATCTGCAGAATGTGACCGACGCGCACGATCGCTTCATTCGTGTGCAGCTCGAACGCAACGGTGTGCGCTGTGTGCACGGACGTGCGCGTTTCCTTGCACCGCGACGGGTGCGTGTGGAGGGGTTGCGTGGTGAGGTGGCGGTATGGGACGCCGCGCACGTGATCATCGCGACCGGCTCGGTACCGCGCCAGGCTGCGGAAGTGCCGCTCGATCACGAACATGTGCTCGACAGTGATTCCATACTGTCGATGCTCTATCTGCCGGAATCATTGCTGGTGCTTGGCGGTGGCATCATCGCCAGCGAGTACGCGTCGGTATTCGCTGCCCTGGGCGTGCGGGTGACGATGATCGATCGCTATCCGCGACCGCTGGGCTTCATCGACGGCGAGATCGTCGAACACTTTCTCAGTGCATTTCGCGCTGCAGGAGGCGAGTTCATCGCCGATGCACGCATCGAGGAGGTACGCTGGGACGGCGTTTCGCGGGTGTGGGTGCGCCTTGGCGATGGGCGCCGGTTTGCTGCCGAAAAACTGCTGAGCGCTGCCGGGCGGGTCGCCAACGTGCGAGGGCTCGAACTGGCAGCGGCGGGGCTCGAGCTCACCGCGTCCGGACACCTGCCGGTCGATGCTGCGTGTCGTACGCCAGTGCCGGGAATCTACGCCGTGGGTGATGTGATCGGACCGCCGGCGCTGGCTTCGGCGTCGATGGAACAGGGGCGGCGTGCCAGCGCGCATGCACTCGGAATCGATCTCGGTGCGTTGAACGCCACGATTCCGGTCGGCATCTATGCGATTCCCGAGATGGCGGCCATCGGTGTCGATGAGGCAGCGGCGCAACAGGCCGGCGCCGGGGTGCTGGTCGGACGGGCGCGGTTCGACGAGATCGCGCGCGGACACATTTCCGCCAACCAGGACGGCATGCTGAAGATGGTGACCGATCGCAGTGGCAGGCTGCTGGGTGCGCAGATCGTCGGTGAAGGTGCCACCGAGCTGATTCATATTGCGCAGATGGCCCTGCTCGGCGGTTTCACGGCCAGTGATTTCGTCGAGAACATCTTCAACTTCCCGACCCTGGCCGAAGCCTACCGTGTTGCGGCGTTGCAGATCAGCGCGCAACTCGGCGCAGCGGATGCAAGAGCGCACAGCGAGTGA
- a CDS encoding inositol monophosphatase family protein, translated as MSGEIRDAITFGEQLLAQAGRIALRYFRQPLEVIDKDGNGRFDPVTVADREVERFIGNAIRERFPDHGTVGEEHGVIAGTSRFSWIIDPIDGTRAFISGMPAWGILLGLREHARCIAGLMHQPYLDETFVGTPDGAWMQHGSERRELHTRQDARLADAILYCTHPSIFPFPSELADFEYAAARCRLMRYGGDCYSYCLLALGQVDLVIEGGLQAYDIQPLIPIIEAAGGVVSGRDGDSAAGGGFVVAAANRTLHAEALAVLREAAAARGA; from the coding sequence ATGAGCGGCGAGATCCGGGACGCCATCACGTTTGGTGAACAACTGCTGGCGCAGGCAGGCCGCATCGCGCTGCGGTATTTCCGCCAGCCACTGGAGGTGATCGACAAGGACGGCAACGGACGCTTCGATCCGGTCACGGTCGCCGATCGTGAAGTCGAACGCTTCATCGGCAACGCGATCCGCGAACGCTTCCCGGACCACGGCACGGTCGGCGAGGAACACGGCGTGATCGCAGGTACCTCACGCTTCAGCTGGATCATCGACCCGATCGACGGCACACGCGCGTTCATCAGCGGCATGCCGGCATGGGGCATCCTGCTCGGCCTGCGCGAGCACGCGCGCTGCATCGCCGGCCTGATGCACCAGCCGTATCTCGACGAGACCTTCGTCGGCACACCCGATGGCGCGTGGATGCAGCACGGCAGCGAACGCCGCGAACTGCACACCCGCCAGGACGCACGCCTGGCGGACGCGATTCTGTACTGCACGCATCCGAGCATCTTCCCGTTCCCGTCCGAGCTGGCAGATTTCGAGTACGCCGCCGCGCGCTGTCGCCTGATGCGCTACGGTGGCGACTGCTACTCGTACTGCCTGCTCGCGCTCGGGCAGGTCGACCTGGTCATCGAAGGCGGGCTGCAGGCCTACGACATCCAGCCGCTGATCCCGATCATCGAGGCGGCGGGAGGCGTCGTCAGCGGACGCGATGGCGACAGCGCGGCCGGCGGCGGTTTCGTGGTCGCGGCAGCCAACCGCACGCTGCACGCGGAAGCATTGGCCGTGCTGCGGGAAGCGGCTGCCGCACGCGGGGCCTGA